In Sporosarcina psychrophila, a genomic segment contains:
- a CDS encoding HNH endonuclease, which yields MKYSEEDRIVELVEFGVHNVTNHNGGRTQNHWANRPGGRGEI from the coding sequence ATGAAATATAGTGAAGAAGACAGAATAGTGGAGTTAGTTGAATTTGGTGTTCACAATGTGACGAATCATAATGGTGGAAGAACCCAAAATCATTGGGCAAATAGACCAGGTGGAAGGGGGGAAATATGA